The window AACAGAGGAATGCTCACCAAGCTGGGCGACAGTTGTTCCCCTCGGAAAGCGCAACAAAAAGTCCAGAAGCCCGCCGGCGGCAGAAAAATGTTCCCGTCCCGGCCGCCGGTGAAAGCTCCCAAcgccttctttcttcttgtctttctgcactcttcctcgtcgtctcTAATCACTCGTCCATTATTCGCATTCAATCTTCCCTGTTCTTGCGGCCGGTCGGCTTCTGGTCGACTCCGTTCGTCTCTGTCCAATTCACCCAGGGTTTGCGATAGCTGTCCCCCATCGGCGGCTTCCGCATCCAGCCTTGCGCTCTCTCAACAAGTTAAAGAGAACACAGAACCAGACACAAGATGGCCGCCAGAATCACGGGCCAGGTCCCGACAATGCTTGCCCGCCGGCAGCCGATTTCCTATGTTTCTAGACGTGAGTGACCCTTCTCCCCATTGAATCCGTCCACGCCGGAGCTACTCCGTGAAAGAACCTACAAGACGAGAAACTCGAGCATAGATTAACTTCAATTTATTCCAGGCCTCGCATCTTCCTCCGCCCCTCAATTCCAAAACCCCGCCTATCCTCTCTATCCCTCCGTCACACAACTCCTGCACCAGAAGGGCATTCCCGACTCCGAAGTATCCAAGATCCCCGCCTCCGGACCCAAGGGCCGGCTCCTGAAGGGCGATGTCCTCGCCTACCTTGGTCAGATCGCCAATGACTACCCCTCGACGCAAGCCGCGACCCTCGCGAAGCTCATGCACCTGGACCTGAACAACGTCAAAATCGCCGCTCCGGCTCCGGCCCCGGCCccggagaagaaagaagaggaggctcTCGCCAAGCCGCTGCCCATGGCTTCAGTCGCGCTGTCAGTTTCGTTGTCTGCCGTGCTGTCCGCTcagaagaagatccaagAGGGTTTGGGGGTGACGGTCCCGCTATCCAGGTTCCTGGCTATCGCGACGGATCTGGCGAACGATGACCTCCCGCGCTCGTCGAACGAGAAGCCCTCTGTCGATGAGCTGTTCGATGAGATCCTCGGCGCAGAGCCAATTCACACATCTCGCGGCGACTATATCCCCGACTTGAACGCCGTCGAGGCGCCCGAGACCCTGCGCCATTCAACGCCGGCGCAAGAGGATATCATTGATTTCCTGAGCAGCAAGACGCAACCTCGGACAATCCCTTCGTTTGTCGACGCCCCATCTGGCTCCGCGATTAATGTGTTCAGTCTGACCGTCCCCGCTAcggaggagctgcgcgccAAGGTCTTCCTGGAGCGGATCCAGACTCTGTTGCAGGTTGAGCCTGCACGGCTGGTTCTATAAACTCATCAAATCGCcctcctctttccctttgttcTTTTATGTCATGTTCGTCTCAGGTTCTGGGGATTTATCGAAATGTATTTAGTGTAGCATAGATAATCGGATAGCGGCTTGACTGTTCTTGATGTTAATTCCCACCCTGTACAAATCCATGGCAGTTTATTCAGCCGGCTGGATTTGAGCTTTGTTCAATATATAGACTATTTTGAAAATCTATCTCAATACCTTGCTAAAAGTCGTGGAACTTGGTGATACGCACGAATATATATTTTGACTTTTTGGCTTGACAAAGTCAATTCCTCACGGTCAGACAACTCAACCTATACACGATACCACACTGCTAATGGGACGGCCAGATAGATGAAGTGCACTTGGGCAGCAAGAACACTAGACAATATTACTCTTTTGTAGTAATGGTGACTAGTAGCCCTCGGGTGAAGCTAAGACGAGCCTCAATGTCTCTAAAGCTTTGTTCCCTTAATAGTGCATAGCATTACTCGCATAGCAACGTTCTCCGTGGCATAATTTAGATTACATGAACCAGACTATTTCGCAATCGTAGCCATCTCGTCGTACTTGTAGCCATATCCCCAATGAATCTCAAAATATGCTTCTGGTCTACCGCATCGTATTCCTGTTGGATGTTTTCCAAGAAGCGTAGACTTCCCCTTTTGTTGGAACATCTTCAAAGTATAATCAAACTCAACCAATAATATTCTTCCACCTTGGAAGTAGAGAGGCCGAACGAAGTCCGTAAAattccaagaagaaagaattgTTTAGTGCCCGTGAGTGATTAAATTAGAATCACTGGTGTATCCGAGGTATTGCTGCTTCAAAGTCCCATAAGTCTTGACAATTTGCAGTTTGAAGCTTAATATCGCGGTCCATATCAGAAAGAGCGTGTCCAGACATGGTTTCAACAGTTGTAAATGCTGGACGACGGGATATAGTTGGCAAGCGGATGAAGCGGGCTATCAGGCGTATGGCTTTCATGCTTAATAGTTATATTTATATCCGGGCCATGTTGTCCTTTGGTGCAGTATATAAAGACTTTGATGAAAAGGTTCAGTAAAATAAAGATGAAGATTCCTATTACCAGCCCGATAAGCGAAGATAAAATGGATATAGAAAGCGAGCATTGTTTATCGGCAGCCATGCCGAGTTATACCGCTAGTGAAAGTTGATTTATTTTCCGGAGGGGAGGTTTAAACATGAAAGCCCTATCTGTTGGGTTATTAAAAGACCTGGGGAGTTCAGAATGATCGGATTCGTCATTATTATATATTATACTCTATACTATCCTATAACCAcccgccgccgaagcccaATCTGTCAGAAGCTTGAAACACTCTAGCATCATCCCTGAATGTTATGTACAAGATTCGTATGATGAGATAGATGGTTAGTCTAGAGGGGGAAGTTGTTCGAGTGTATGACCTCGACATATAACCTCAAGTCATGCCTCGAATGGTTGCTATAAATTGTTTGCTTAGGAGCATGATGAGATGCTGATGACGGCATCGCTCTCCGGCAGTAAACTGTCTGGTAGTGAATTGTTTAATTTACTGGGTTGTTCCCGGTGTTAAGGATATTTAAGAGCTGGATTAGGTAgtatctttcttttcttctttattCCTCTTACTTATTACTTTTGCCATAGTCTGAGATAGTTTATGCTCTTTCTGTTGGCTCTTTTTGGCCCCGATAGATgttgtcgtcgtcgtagCCTCCATAAAAATCAATCATATAATACATTCTAGTAGAATAAATGCGATGGATGAGCCTACCTATTTGCCGTATTTACTACTTAAAAAGTCTGTCTATCTTAACGGTTGGAATCTGCTTATAGGGACTAGTGCCTTAAAAGATCTTTTAAACGCTGGAGTTCTCCAGTGATTATATTATTATCAATAACACTGGTGTGCTGCTCGCATGCTATTCGTCTGCTACAACTCTTATCCATCCCCCTCCTATATTAGGCCCTTGTCCTTCATAACTATTTAATATATCTATTTTAATTAAAAATACTCAATATCGAGTTATAACTCTGAAGACATATCTTAAGATTACTATTTGTCGGGATTCTAGCATGGTGGATACATGAATAAAAGTATTGTAtagcactaaactgcttttgatttttgacattcttaGCATTAtgcgctcatttcgcttatTATGCGTTCtatattataaaagggatagtTAGATTATATATAGAATGCtagacttcttctatcttgaGATTTTCAACTACATTTGgaaattactagtgtaattcgtggtggatcacatacaccgcctagattcgacaAAGTGTCAAACTGAGCGGGGCGTTGATCGGCCACTCATCACCTGACTTGGGATGTGGGAATGTGgtcaaaatcaacaagataGAAGATGTCTGACATTCTGAatataatctagctatcTCTTTTATATTACAAAATGCATAATAAGCGAAACAGGCGCATAGTGCCAAGAATGTAAAAAACAAATGCAGTTTAGTGCTATACACAACTTTTATCCACGGTTCCACCCTGGGCGCCATCCTGACAGAAAGTTCAGACGGGGTGAGGTGACCTACGTTGTGCAATCGAGGGACGAATAGTAGGCGATAAATCATGACTCCCTCATGAAACCAGTGTTAGCACAGGGGGCAAAGTCCCGAATCCGTAACTACCGAACACTTTCAAAATCCCCAGGCTTTCCACGCAACGAATTCTAGGGCGACGCCGC of the Penicillium psychrofluorescens genome assembly, chromosome: 1 genome contains:
- a CDS encoding uncharacterized protein (ID:PFLUO_000366-T1.cds;~source:funannotate), with product MAARITGQVPTMLARRQPISYVSRRLASSSAPQFQNPAYPLYPSVTQLLHQKGIPDSEVSKIPASGPKGRLLKGDVLAYLGQIANDYPSTQAATLAKLMHLDLNNVKIAAPAPAPAPEKKEEEALAKPLPMASVALSVSLSAVLSAQKKIQEGLGVTVPLSRFLAIATDLANDDLPRSSNEKPSVDELFDEILGAEPIHTSRGDYIPDLNAVEAPETLRHSTPAQEDIIDFLSSKTQPRTIPSFVDAPSGSAINVFSLTVPATEELRAKVFLERIQTLLQVEPARLVL